One genomic segment of Mastomys coucha isolate ucsf_1 unplaced genomic scaffold, UCSF_Mcou_1 pScaffold22, whole genome shotgun sequence includes these proteins:
- the Psme3ip1 gene encoding PSME3-interacting protein, whose product MDGGDDGNLVIKKRFVSEAELDERRKRRQEEWEKVRKPEDPQECPEEAYDPRSLYERLQEQKDRKQQEYEEQFKFKNMVRGLDEDETNFLDEVSRQQELIEKQRRDEELEELKEYRSNLNKVGISAENKEVEKKLAVKPIETKNKFSQAKLLAGAVKHKSSESGNSVKRLKPDPDPDDKTQEAQSCMSLGSSSLSGPPSIHCPSAAVCIGILPGLGAYSGSSDSESSSDSEGTINATGKIVSSIFRTNTFLEAP is encoded by the exons ATGGATGGAGGAGACGATGGTAACCTTGTTATCAAAAAGAGGTTTGTGTCTGAGGCAGAACTAGATGAGCGGCGCAAAAGGAGGCAAGAAGAATGGGAGAAAGTTCGAAAACCAGAAGACCCACAAG AATGTCCAGAGGAGGCGTATGACCCTCGGTCTCTGTATGAACGGCTGCAGGAACAGAAGGACAGGAAACAGCAGGAGTATGAGGAGCAGTTCAAATTCA AAAACATGGTAAGAGGGTTAGATGAAGATGAGACCAACTTCCTTGATGAGGTTTCTCGGCAGCAGGAGCTGATAGAGAAGCAGCGACGAGACGAAGAACTGGAGGAACTGAAGGAGTACAGA AGTAATCTCAACAAGGTTGGAATTTCTGCAGAAAATAAGGAAGTAGAGAAGAAGCTGGCTGTGAAACCCATAGAAACCAAGAACAAGTTCTCCCAGGCAAAGCTGTTGGCAGGAGCTGTGAAGCATAAGAG CTCAGAGAGTGGTAATAGTGTGAAAAGACTGAAACCAGACCCCGACCCAGATGACAAGACTCAAG AGGCCCAGTCCTGCATGTCTCTTGGAAGCTCTTCTCTGAGTGGACCTCCCTCCATCCACTGCCCGTCTGCTGCTGTGTGCATCGGCATCCTCCCTGGCTTGGGTGCCTACTCTGGGAGCAGTGACTCCGAATCCAGTTCAGACAGTGAAGGCACCATCAATGCTACAGGGAAGATCGTCTCCTCCATCTTCCGAACCAATACTTTCCTTGAGGCACCCTAG